A region of the Stutzerimonas stutzeri genome:
GTAGGCCAGCCGATCCAATGCCGTAATGGCGCGTCGATCAATGCCACGCTCACGTAGGAAAAAACGGTCCATCAGCAACATGCCCCAACCGTCCGGCAAGGAATCGGCGAACACGCCCATCAACCCGCCGAACAGATGAGGATCAGGCGCCGTCTGCGGGGAGGATCTGAATTCCATGTTCAACGGAGAGAGGTTGAATCCTGTCGCCAGCCACTGCTCGTCGTAAGCAAAAAACGTCCCGCGTCGAGGCACGGACACCAGCTCGCCAACCCGGGCACCCGCGAGCAGCACCTCGACCGAGGCCACGTTCTTCATTTACGCCCCCGGACTCGTCCGCTCTGCTTGAGCTCATCCAGCGAGACGGGCTGCGCCTGCGTAAACAACCCAGACAGCTGCTGCGCCACGCCCAGGGACGAGGCCAGCAGCACCATCGCGTCCAGGGTGATTTGCCCAGTCGTTTCAAAACGCTTGATGGTCGATTCTGAAACCCCGGCCCGTTCGGCCAACGTCTTGCGCGAAAGGTTCTGCGCCAAACGCAGCACGCGAGCATTCTCGCCGA
Encoded here:
- a CDS encoding helix-turn-helix domain-containing protein encodes the protein MALTHTLFSPSELAQQVGENARVLRLAQNLSRKTLAERAGVSESTIKRFETTGQITLDAMVLLASSLGVAQQLSGLFTQAQPVSLDELKQSGRVRGRK